The genomic stretch CAGATTCCCATTCTTGGCTACATGGGGATTTTTGACACGAAGGACCAGATGATTTATAGTCCAAAAACTGATAGTAAGTAgaattctgtctgtctgtctatctcaCCTGCAAAACAAACGAGCAGAACGGGTACTTTGGGAGTTTGTTTCTCCCCCACGTCTGTGAAAGACAAAGCAGCTTTCACTCGGCCTCGGAAAGTCTCAATGCAACTAACTTAGCTAACTCAATCTACCCCAGCCCCAAACGACAGATTTCTGTGGTTTGTTATTTTACAGCCATCGACTGGTGCTCGTCACCCAGCCTCTTCTCGTGTCGGAACCACAGCACGTGCGTTGACTACGGTCTGCGGTACTCGTGTCCTTGTAAAGTTGGTtactatgacaacaacaacaacgagtGCAACTGTAAGATAATTTAGAGTATTTTACACTGATAAACATCTCTGCAATACGCTATTTCATTCTCCACACCTCGTCTCTATACCCGACTTGGAAAAGTTTGAgttcgctctttttttttttttttttgcgcgaGTTTCGTAAATTCTTTGCAGTCTCTCAGGAATGTTCCAGGTAAGAGAGAGGAACGCCCACAGTCCTTTCTTTGCCTGACTTTTGTATTAGTTTGTTCTCCTGTTGCTGTTCCTGCTCTCCGTTGAACGGCGTTAAGCAGTCTTATCCCGACAGTATGGACAAATGTTAGAAGTTTTTTCCTGACGGTTACATGCAaatttagtcacgtgactgcttttAGTCAAATGTTGGATACTTTAGGAAGTTTATGCTATACTTGATATGCTTGATAACCGAGGGCGTTAACAATGTCTCTGATTTGCTAACACCAGTGGCTGTGCGTCTGGGTGGTGTTCAAGAGAAGCTGGAGGGGCGGCTGGAGTTCTACACGAACGGGACGTGGAGGACGATCTGTCAGCGAGGCTTTACATCCCAGACTGCAGTAGTGGCTTGCAGACAGCTCGGCCTCCCCTCGTGAGTCGGTATTTACAGCATACACGAGGACAGAGAAGTCAGTTCCCACACACCTTCCTTCTTTCACTCTGCGTACCtgcgatttttttctttctattgctCACACACTTACCCACactcacgcgcgcgcacacacacacacacttacctgtTTCTAACTTCGCCTCACTTACAAAGTACaattactttaattaatttttattcttgatGATATTAAAGATAAGAGTTAATGACATTgtcgctgtgacgtcacaggcggGGGGCGGTGTACTACGAGGGCGCTGTTTACGGCGAGGGCACAGGTGACGTACACATGTACCGCATGACGTGTACCGGCCGGGAACTGGCCCTGTCCCAGTGTCCATCAGAACCTCTGGCTTCTGGTTCCTGCAACCACTCTATGGATGTTGGGATTCGATGTGACAAAGGTGAAGACACGAGCAGGCTATTCACTGTATGCTAATAAAGTATTTCACTTATTTCACACGTGCGGTCTGGTGACACCACAGGGAACGCCTGTCTCCAACATAGTGAGAATGGGATGtcgtgggttcggatctcgtctcggacaagctttttttttttgacatctaTTCACAGTACCAcctgctttgccgtgatgtagttttagttgctggcttggcgttaAAACACCAGTTGTTTCCCGATCACCCATGTTTATTGTGGCAATATTTGAGGTTCTGTTATAACTGAATTACTTGAAAGATGCAGTGTAGTGCAAGGAGTAGTGTGCATAATtgatgacctttttttaaaataacatttaatactAAAGATATCCTGATTTCTTGTGACCAAAGCTTAATGGAACTTTTCTCAGTTACTGCAACATCGCAGGATAggactctttcttcttttcttctttctctctgaataAATTGTGCTAGCGTGCGTGTTTTTTGTCGAAATCACATTATTGTCTGCACATCTCCAAGCTTTGgtacaaatattcttttaatgtCCACACGCATGTGTCCAGTTTGTGTGGATGACTACCATTTCGGACTCAACTGCTCCCAGCCGTGTGTGTGTAACGTCAGCAACACCGACTTGTGTGACCGAGACAACGGCACGTGCTACTGCAAGGCAGGCTGGGAAGGCGTCACGTGTGACGATGACGTCGACGAGTGCGCGCAGACAGGTGCATGTAGAGGACCGTTAGAACGGTGCCAGAACACACAGGGCAgctttctctgtctgtgtgaGGAGGAGGCTGAAAGGAATGAAGGTGGCGTGTGTATCGGTGAGTTTCCGGTCATCTCTTTGTGATTCTTGCAAAAGCATCCTGCACCCGATAATTATCGAGACTTGGTAAAATCACAAATCCACTTGCTCTAGAATTTAGAAACTACAATCGTTACTGGCATCTCATAGAAGACAGAATAAAATCACAGAATAAAATGTGCTGTTATATGTTAGGATTGCTCGTGTCCTAAGAAAACCTCAGCTACCTAAGAAAAGCTCCGTTTCATAGGAATGATTAGTTACCAGAAATCTCACTGACTATCGGAACATTGAGGACAGTCTGCTTGTCATCAGGTACTGATGAGATGGCCGCATCGGCCTCATCGGGATTATCATTTGCTCGTCATCGTCGCTGCAGCCTGTAGTGTCGGTGTCGTATTGATCATAATAATCATCGTCATCGCAATAGCTATTAAGAAATGGAGAggtaagattactttttttcatcttcctaGAATACTGAAATTATCGCTGTGTTCTGTTACCTAGATCGTCGTTGCTTTTCTCATCTCGGGAGAAGTTGACACAAGAATTCGAAGACCTTCTTCCTAACCCTCAAACATATAGAATTATTTCTCCAAACtgtttattcaaaatataaatgttgttTTCCAGCAAGAGCGTATGCGCAGACGACAGGACTGAGTGCAGGCAGCACCGGCTACAGCGACCTCCTCGGCGCCAACAGCAGCTACGACGACGTGGAGACGTACGACGAGATCAATGACGGTGTGCACAGCGGCCCGCTTTGTAAACAAAAGGAATAATTTTATAACAGATTGTAATAAATATATGCTAATCAACAATGTAACTCTAGAAAATGTTTGCTAACAAGCTTCTAAATCACATAACAGTGTCAAGACATGTACTTCACTTTATAAGCCAGTATACTAATTAACAATGTACAATTAAACCAGTATATTAATTAGCAATGTACAACAATGTCAGTAgattaattaatatattaattaacAATGTACAATGCACGTTTTGTTAACCCAGTGCATGCCGACAGTGTAAGGAAAGGAGTCATCGTGTGATTATATATTAACTAACCAAGTACAGAAATACATATTCCAGAAACTTTTCTCGAT from Pomacea canaliculata isolate SZHN2017 linkage group LG8, ASM307304v1, whole genome shotgun sequence encodes the following:
- the LOC112570764 gene encoding CD5 antigen-like isoform X1, yielding MKTGIFIDMVSISETSVVGKIAFRYSLLFWVNVTSRIKESVARRVLELEAGRVLVFKDIQIPILGYMGIFDTKDQMIYSPKTDTIDWCSSPSLFSCRNHSTCVDYGLRYSCPCKVGYYDNNNNECNLAVRLGGVQEKLEGRLEFYTNGTWRTICQRGFTSQTAVVACRQLGLPSRGAVYYEGAVYGEGTGDVHMYRMTCTGRELALSQCPSEPLASGSCNHSMDVGIRCDKVCVDDYHFGLNCSQPCVCNVSNTDLCDRDNGTCYCKAGWEGVTCDDDVDECAQTGACRGPLERCQNTQGSFLCLCEEEAERNEGGVCTGTDEMAASASSGLSFARHRRCSL
- the LOC112570764 gene encoding CD5 antigen-like isoform X2, which gives rise to MKTGIFIDMVSISETSVVGKIAFRYSLLFWVNVTSRIKESVARRVLELEAGRVLVFKDIQIPILGYMGIFDTKDQMIYSPKTDTIDWCSSPSLFSCRNHSTCVDYGLRYSCPCKVGYYDNNNNECNLAVRLGGVQEKLEGRLEFYTNGTWRTICQRGFTSQTAVVACRQLGLPSRGAVYYEGAVYGEGTGDVHMYRMTCTGRELALSQCPSEPLASGSCNHSMDVGIRCDKVCVDDYHFGLNCSQPCVCNVSNTDLCDRDNGTCYCKAGWEGVTCDDDVDECAQTGACRGPLERCQNTQGSFLCLCEEEAERNEGGVCIGTDEMAASASSGLSFARHRRCSL